From a region of the Paenibacillus sp. FSL R10-2734 genome:
- a CDS encoding ATP-binding protein: MRFSINSRVLEHLGKDLINSDEIALTELVKNSYDAYAKQVYIHLIDNINEFNSKKKALVPINNEILSFVKASNIDNENIMVLEDDGSGMTYKELEEGFFTIGTDVKKRRKDKKDPSDSRLPLGEKGIGRLAAQRLSKVLIIETTSENSLETNLIKINWSDFIDQSEKLEEIEMESHTFNKYSLKYTRFWFIGLNFEFKTFVEDNREKQLSLFEEIEDPSLSLKLKDDLLSSFSFLMSPFDNLHEDFYIKVYLNNDQVNSDFKNEAINISETEHYFKLDFEEGQQFLEMSMTLNPWYIERIHKRLIDKDMFSEWRKSPVEYENLLKKYKEKYDRSLKIELIGTDLIRYFEDVKLENLMEILPIEGKVYSFKRDPALSALAIRSAKETKKIDRDYKVNNIKRFLDSHNGIKLYRGKFRIAKLGDTDNDWLKLQQARTKGQQFFRFELGNTIGYVDINDPYQDYIRETSSRLNLTDNIYSVSLLAFLEGVFNEKFYTFSQSAFYITREILSDEGCIPVRSLDKLKDKVNEADEKAKNSREQFIQFQALLDKVSSYISSETKIDKEEADNFINSISVSGAAFKQTIDSTLTQLEESKNLVKQVEHEKQLIALESYNNYKLMANGLVTEVLTHELHSILTNIKQKEINELHFKPIEDYLVDNKEYALTKTHLFPIRDQARFFNERVRELSHFYAFMEKTFLYNGTIDDFQEENLFEFFNVLERRMDYRLTDTKVKFIYEDINMQWIVPRGVLIHIFYNLMDNSLYWIKERRLKQKHNKIHFRNESDVIKIEKKSEDIIYYSDSGTGIIKRMENTLFQPLESGKDKNGRGMGLYIVRQLLRSFGGDIELLPDRNTAGNRYIFAIYLKVEEELSHGDE; the protein is encoded by the coding sequence ATGCGCTTTTCAATTAATTCGCGGGTTCTAGAACATTTAGGAAAAGATCTGATTAACAGCGATGAAATAGCATTGACTGAATTGGTGAAAAACTCATATGATGCATACGCTAAACAAGTTTACATACATCTCATTGATAATATAAACGAATTTAATTCTAAAAAAAAAGCTTTAGTCCCGATAAATAATGAAATACTATCGTTTGTTAAAGCTTCAAATATAGATAATGAAAATATCATGGTATTAGAAGATGATGGTAGTGGAATGACATATAAGGAGTTAGAGGAAGGTTTTTTTACCATCGGAACTGATGTGAAAAAAAGAAGAAAAGATAAAAAAGATCCTTCTGATTCTCGCTTACCGTTAGGGGAAAAAGGTATTGGGAGGTTAGCTGCTCAGCGCCTCAGTAAGGTATTAATAATTGAAACAACTAGTGAAAATTCTTTAGAAACTAATTTGATTAAAATTAATTGGTCCGATTTTATAGATCAAAGTGAAAAACTAGAAGAGATAGAAATGGAAAGTCATACATTCAATAAATATTCGTTAAAATATACTAGATTTTGGTTTATTGGATTAAACTTCGAGTTTAAAACATTCGTAGAAGATAACAGGGAAAAACAATTGAGTTTATTTGAGGAGATTGAAGATCCTTCACTGAGCTTAAAACTAAAAGATGACCTTTTATCATCGTTTAGTTTTCTTATGTCACCATTCGATAACTTACATGAAGATTTTTATATAAAAGTATATTTGAATAATGACCAGGTAAATTCGGATTTTAAAAATGAAGCAATAAATATATCTGAAACAGAGCATTATTTTAAACTGGATTTTGAGGAAGGTCAACAATTTTTGGAAATGTCTATGACCTTAAATCCTTGGTATATTGAAAGAATTCATAAGAGATTAATTGATAAGGATATGTTTAGTGAGTGGAGGAAGTCACCGGTTGAATATGAAAATTTACTAAAGAAATATAAAGAAAAATATGATAGAAGCTTGAAAATAGAATTGATTGGTACAGATCTTATAAGGTATTTTGAAGATGTGAAATTAGAAAACTTGATGGAGATATTACCAATCGAAGGGAAAGTATATTCTTTTAAAAGAGACCCTGCTCTATCAGCTTTAGCAATAAGATCGGCAAAAGAAACTAAAAAAATTGACAGGGATTATAAAGTAAACAATATAAAGAGATTTTTAGATTCGCATAATGGCATAAAGTTGTATAGGGGGAAATTTAGAATAGCGAAATTAGGAGACACAGATAACGATTGGCTTAAGTTGCAACAGGCACGTACAAAAGGTCAACAATTTTTCAGATTTGAATTAGGTAATACAATTGGTTACGTTGATATAAATGATCCTTATCAGGATTATATTAGAGAAACAAGCTCAAGGTTGAACTTAACCGATAATATCTACTCCGTATCATTATTAGCTTTTTTGGAAGGTGTTTTTAATGAAAAGTTTTATACGTTTAGTCAGTCCGCATTTTATATCACCCGTGAAATACTGAGTGATGAAGGATGCATACCAGTACGCTCTCTTGATAAATTGAAAGATAAAGTCAATGAGGCAGATGAAAAAGCTAAGAATAGTAGGGAACAGTTTATTCAATTTCAGGCTTTACTTGATAAAGTGAGTTCCTACATAAGTTCAGAAACAAAAATTGATAAAGAGGAAGCAGACAATTTTATTAATAGTATCTCAGTTTCAGGGGCAGCTTTTAAACAAACCATCGATAGTACTTTAACACAATTAGAAGAATCTAAGAATCTTGTAAAACAAGTTGAACATGAGAAACAATTAATTGCGTTAGAATCTTATAATAATTACAAATTGATGGCGAATGGATTAGTAACTGAAGTTCTAACTCATGAACTACATTCAATTCTAACAAACATTAAACAAAAGGAAATAAATGAATTACATTTTAAGCCTATTGAAGATTACTTGGTAGATAATAAAGAATATGCATTGACAAAAACACATTTATTTCCGATTAGAGATCAAGCAAGATTTTTTAATGAACGAGTTCGGGAATTGAGTCATTTTTATGCATTTATGGAGAAAACGTTTCTTTATAATGGAACAATCGATGATTTTCAGGAAGAAAATTTATTTGAGTTTTTTAATGTACTAGAAAGAAGAATGGATTATAGATTAACCGATACTAAAGTGAAGTTCATTTATGAAGATATTAACATGCAATGGATAGTTCCACGAGGTGTATTAATACATATTTTCTATAACTTAATGGATAATTCTTTATATTGGATAAAGGAAAGACGGTTAAAACAAAAACATAATAAAATACATTTTAGAAATGAATCTGATGTTATAAAGATTGAAAAAAAGAGCGAAGATATTATTTACTACAGTGATTCTGGTACAGGGATAATTAAGAGAATGGAAAACACATTGTTTCAACCGCTAGAATCTGGAAAAGACAAAAATGGACGCGGCATGGGACTATATATAGTGAGACAACTATTAAGATCTTTTGGTGGAGATATTGAGCTATTACCTGATAGAAATACTGCTGGTAATCGTTATATATTTGCTATTTATCTTAAAGTGGAGGAAGAACTCAGTCATGGAGATGAATAA
- a CDS encoding phage integrase N-terminal SAM-like domain-containing protein, with the protein MANARVMKISEHIPTMWKETLEQFISWMKAQGLSIQTLDDYKRHIGQFFKLYPDAFGCQQQQLENQLCDYLADKIKPATYNNRLVYLRAFFKWCVEKRELLSQNTLEDFNMRMDEGRGS; encoded by the coding sequence ATGGCTAATGCAAGAGTAATGAAAATAAGTGAGCATATCCCGACGATGTGGAAAGAAACCTTGGAGCAATTCATATCGTGGATGAAGGCTCAGGGGCTTAGTATACAAACGCTTGATGATTACAAAAGGCATATAGGACAGTTCTTTAAACTTTATCCTGATGCTTTTGGGTGTCAGCAACAACAACTGGAAAATCAACTTTGTGATTACCTGGCGGATAAAATCAAACCAGCAACCTATAATAATCGTCTCGTATATCTACGGGCGTTTTTTAAATGGTGCGTGGAGAAAAGAGAACTACTTAGCCAAAACACCTTGGAAGACTTCAACATGCGTATGGATGAGGGGAGGGGATCATAA
- a CDS encoding DNA cytosine methyltransferase, protein MPEQNEKIFSVLSLFSGGGLLDLGFINNGFQIEEALEINESFIQGYNYAIDNYLKNSSNFFVHTKKIMHKQILQGKDVSDKKIQISMGKRLKGITGLIGGPPCQDYSVGGKNEGVEGSRGKLIFSYLNLVKRTHPKFLFFENVEGLYKNKTHRVSFLALCNELESLGYILWYDIVNPLSYGLPQDRPRIIVVGFRKGIVRRLLAGGFIFSMDNALLKTTDNDNFIFKWPKVQFENVKISVDWPGMWDFGTGEDRISFIPREYEKLQVNYAFNGLNDTTPNQLDRFNPKSNKFSVISEGDTRRKSFKRLHRFRYSPTVAYGNNEVHLHPTEPRRISVREALRLQTVPDEYVLPSDITLSTKYKIISNGVPSKQAELIASEIRKTLIRYQDITGDEI, encoded by the coding sequence TTGCCGGAACAGAATGAAAAGATATTTTCTGTACTCTCCTTATTCTCAGGAGGAGGGTTGTTAGATTTGGGATTTATCAATAACGGATTTCAAATTGAAGAAGCTTTAGAAATAAATGAAAGCTTTATTCAAGGATATAATTACGCTATAGACAATTATTTGAAAAATTCCAGTAATTTTTTTGTACACACAAAAAAAATTATGCATAAACAGATATTACAAGGAAAAGATGTTTCGGATAAAAAAATTCAAATATCTATGGGCAAAAGGTTAAAAGGAATTACAGGATTAATTGGTGGGCCTCCCTGTCAAGATTATTCCGTGGGTGGTAAAAATGAAGGTGTTGAAGGAAGCAGAGGTAAACTCATTTTCAGTTACCTTAATTTGGTGAAACGTACTCATCCCAAATTTTTATTTTTTGAGAATGTTGAGGGCTTATATAAAAACAAAACACATAGAGTTAGTTTTCTTGCTCTTTGTAATGAGCTAGAATCGCTTGGTTACATACTTTGGTATGATATAGTTAATCCTCTTTCCTATGGCTTACCTCAGGATAGACCAAGAATAATAGTTGTTGGTTTTAGGAAGGGAATAGTTAGAAGGCTGCTAGCAGGAGGATTTATCTTTTCAATGGATAATGCTCTTTTAAAAACTACAGATAATGATAATTTTATCTTTAAGTGGCCTAAAGTTCAGTTTGAAAATGTGAAAATAAGCGTTGATTGGCCTGGTATGTGGGACTTTGGAACTGGTGAAGACAGAATTTCTTTCATTCCTAGAGAATACGAGAAACTGCAAGTTAATTACGCTTTTAATGGTCTGAATGACACTACCCCAAATCAATTAGATCGTTTTAATCCTAAATCAAACAAATTTTCAGTAATATCAGAAGGTGATACAAGACGTAAATCTTTTAAAAGATTACATCGCTTTAGATACAGTCCTACAGTTGCGTATGGAAATAATGAGGTTCATTTGCATCCAACTGAACCGAGAAGAATCTCTGTACGTGAAGCGTTACGGCTTCAGACAGTTCCAGATGAATATGTTTTACCTAGCGATATCACATTATCTACAAAATACAAAATAATAAGTAATGGTGTTCCATCAAAGCAAGCTGAGCTTATTGCTTCAGAAATTAGAAAAACGTTAATAAGGTATCAAGATATTACTGGTGATGAAATTTAA
- a CDS encoding tyrosine-type recombinase/integrase: MRGGDHNGDTLINLINAPDQKTFLGQRDYALILLTLDTGVRPKEAFTLLPNEFNPRANELYVRAENAKTRVSRTLNISSQTAKAFSDLINSTSPQGMEERNAYILYK, encoded by the coding sequence ATGAGGGGAGGGGATCATAATGGGGATACATTAATTAATCTCATTAATGCACCAGATCAGAAGACGTTTCTAGGTCAGCGTGATTATGCCTTGATCCTCCTCACTCTTGATACTGGAGTTCGTCCTAAGGAAGCTTTTACCTTGTTGCCCAATGAATTTAATCCACGGGCAAATGAATTGTATGTAAGGGCGGAGAATGCTAAAACAAGAGTCTCTAGGACGCTAAATATAAGCTCTCAGACAGCTAAAGCCTTTAGCGATCTAATAAATAGCACATCACCCCAAGGAATGGAAGAAAGAAACGCCTATATTCTGTACAAATGA